The genomic window TTTATCATATGGTGGTACTAATAATAATAACTACCAATCGAGCACCTGGTGGAAACGAGATATCAGTTTCTTAAGATTAAAAAATGCTGATTTAGGTTACACCCTTAAAGAAGGTATTAAATCTCTAGGCGTAAAACGTTTAAGGATATACGCTATGGGCTATAATGTGTTTACCATCAGTAAGTTTAAGCTTTGGGATCCGGAATTGGGTACAAGCAATGGTACCAGATACCCATTAACTTCTAATTATTCTTTAGGTCTTACCGCTAATTTTTAAAATAAAAAGAATGAAAAAAATATTATTATATACAGTTGGCGCATTACTGGTAGTAGGCAATTATGGCTGTAAGAAATTTTTAAATCAAGTACCTGACGATAGATTGACCTTTGATCAGATGTATGAAAAAAAGGCCACTGTTGAACAGGCCTTAGCGAATGTTTATTCTACATTACCAGATCAGAATCAGGATCGTGCACCATCAGTAAATGGAAATATTGGTCCGTGGACGGCTGCTTCTGATGAAGCAGATTATACCTTACCCAATTTTAGTGAAAATGTGAATACAGGGGCATGGGATGCAACAAGCGGACAAGTAAACTATCACTGGCAAAACTTTTACCGTGGTATCCAGGCTGCAAGTTCTTTTATGGCCAATGTTAGTAAATGTACAGATTGTAATCTTGGGGGCATTGATATTGTTAATCGTTATTACAACGAAGCCAGGGCCCTAAGAGCCATTTATTATTACCATTTGGTTAGGCAATATGGTCCGGTTGTTTTATTGGGAAATGATCCAATCGCATCTGATGCCCCATTAGCAGCAATAAGTAAACCGCGTAACGCTATGGACGAATGTATTGATTACATTGTAAGTGAGCTAGATGCTACAAGTGCACGCCTTCCCGCTACCCCACAAGCGAGTGAAGATTATGGACACATTACTGCATCTGTTGCTGACGCATATAAAATCAAAGCGCTGTTAACAGCAGCCCGGCCATTGTTTAATGGCAATACTGATTATGCGGGGCTTAAAAATCAGGATGGTAAACAATTGATCAGTCAAACGGCTAGTGCTGCAAAATGGACCAGATTAGCTACTGCTGCCAAAGCATTTTTAAATAATCCGAATTATGCTAATTATGCGTTGTATACTGTTGCCGCAACGCCAACTGGTTTACCAAATACCGCATTTAACAGGGCCTTTATTGCAACGAGAGATGTATTTTTAAACGGTTGGAACTCCGAGATTATTTTTGGTAGAGGAGGCGATGTAACACTTTATCAATATTCATTAGCACCTAACCATAGCGGTGCATCAGGAGGAGATAAAGGCGGTTCATTTTTGTCCCCTTCGCAGCAATTGGTAGATGCCTATTTTACGGCTAATGGTTTGCCGATCGAAAGCGACCCAACCTACACTGCCAATGGAACCTCTAGTTATCAGGCACCAGATCCAAACGATCAGGGTGTTACCAGGGCGATTAGTAACATGTATGTTAACCGCGAGCCACGTTTCTATGCCAATATTACTTATAGTGGCCGTAAATGGATTAATACCTCATCAAATATCATTACCAGTTTTGAGTTTAATGGTAACGCTGGTAAAGCAGCTATTGCTAATAACGATTATAGCAAAACAGGTTACACCTCTAGAAAGCACTTGACAGTTGCTGGCTGGACAAATGGTAGAACTATTTTTACTACAATCAGGTTGGCGGAGATTTATTTAGATTATATTGAGGCTTTGCAAGAGACCAATCCATCAGATCCTGATATTTTAGAATACTTAAACAAAATTCGCGTTAGGGCAGGCATTGCACCTTATGGAAGTGGCGCAGGCGCATTGCCAATACCAACAGATATGAGAGCAGCAATCCGTAGAGAGCGACGTGTTGAGTTAGCTTTCGAATTAGACCGTTATTTTTATACAAGGGAGTGGAAAATTGCAGAAACTACCGATACACAGATCAGGGGTTTAAATATTGTACAAAATGCACCTGGATTTTTTACACCAGTTGTAACTGAGAACAGGGTTTTCCAAAAGAAACACTATTTATGGCCAATACCTAGTGGCGAAATTCAAAAAGTTCCTGTAATTGTACAAAATACAGGCTGGTAAAATGCATAGCACCGGGTGTCTCACTCGGTGCTTTTTTTAAACAATTAATACTAGCGCTATGAAAAATATTTTATCGTTATCGGCAATTGTACTATTTGCTGTGTTAGCTTGCAACAGTAAAAAAGCACCAGTAGAAACCGTAAAGCCAGCGCCGCCCTTGGTAGAAAGTGTAGATCCGCCTGATGCACCACCAAAAACATGGAAGGAGCATTGGTTTGAGCATGTTCAATTGCTTAACCGGGTTTATTATGATACCAGCGTAGTGGTTTATTACGATGGCGATGTTAAACCAACTATTGCCTGGCCAAAAACATACATGGCCGAAGCCTGGAACTATACCAAAAAAACTTATGGCAAATTCGGAGATGATAGCCGCTTATTTGTAATTTATCATGCAGGTAAATATAGCGGAGGCCATCCGGGTACTTATCTGGATGCAGGGCATGATTATAGAAATGTAACTGATTGTGGTGCCGGCAGTCTCGATGCCTGGACAACCGGCATTGATAATGATATAGATTTGTCTACCCACGAAATCGGCCACATTGTAGAAGGTGCATCAAAAGGTGTAAAAGAATCGCCGGCTTTCGATATCTGGCATGATAGTAAGTGGATGGAGATTTATCAATACGATGTGTATTTAGGCTTAAATAGAACCGCCGATGCACAACGTTGGTACAATAAAATGATGACTGTTACAGATAGTTATCCTAAGGCAGGAACACAATGGTTCAAAAATTGGTTTCTTCCAATTTATGACAATTACGGTAAAGCAAAGGTTTTAAACGGTTTCTTTACCTTATTGTCTCAACAATTTCCTAAGCAACAACTCATTGTACAAGGTAAAAGCTATCAACAATATACCAGAAAGATGAATTTTGGTGAATTTATCCACTTTTGGAGTGGTGCAGCGAAAGCAGATTTGGCACCTCTTGCATTAAACGCTTTTGGGCCAAAGGACGAAAAAGGAGCAGACTGGGCCCCAATGCTGGCCAAGGCTAAAACCGATTTTCCAGCCCTCACTTATTAAATTATAATACAATAAACCAAGAGAAATGATTTTGCCAACTGCAGAATCATTTCTGCTTTTCAAAACTCACACAAAAAAAAACATGATTAAGAAGTTATTAATTTTCGCATCGATATCTTTTATAAGTGCCAATGCTTTTGCTCAAAGCAGAGAAAGAGAATACAAAGTTACCATTAACGATAAAGACAGCGCAACAAACGCCATTATAGATGCTAAACTTAAGGCGGCTTTTTTTCAGGTTTACCCAAAATTTGCTCAGGCTGATGGATATCGCACTAAAAGAAATGTAGTATTAGATCTGGTAACAAGAAGAGACACCAATAATACAAGCCAAAGCGGGAGAAATTAAGGTTAATAGCGGTTGGGTAAAAGGTAAATCGCAATCTAAGATCGAAAAGGAACTATTTAATGCGCTTTCAAAAAACTGGGTTTCTTATAGCAAAGAAAAACATAAAGGCTACGAATTAACATTTATCAGCAAAGATCCAAATTTAGATCCAACGGTAAGAAAAAAGCTAATTGCTACTTATTTCGAAATCTACCCAACCCTAGTTAAAACATTTAACGATAAATCTACACACGATGTACTTTTTGTGGTAGATACAGCATACAAAGCGGTTGCAGAAGCAAGCGGAAATAGAATTTTGTTTAGCGCTGGTTACATGAAAGCTCATCCAACTGATATTGATGTGGTAACACATGAAACCATGCATATTGTGCAGGGCTATGGCTATAGTGCTGGCCCCGTTTGGCTAACAGAAGGCATTGCCGATTATGTACGCTATAAGTATGGTGTTGATAATGTGGGTTCGAAATGGAGTTTGCCTGAGTATAATGCAAAACAGAGCTATAAAAATAGTTATCGCATTACCGCAAGATTTTTTGCCTGGTTAGAGCAAAATGTTAAACCTGGCTTAATTGCCACTTTAGATCAACAGTTAAGGGCACATCAATACAATGAACAGTCTTGGGTGGCCCTAACCGGAAAAACTGTCGACCAGCTTTGGGAAGATTACAGTAAAGCGCCCCAAAAAGTAAGCCTTACTTATAGCAGCAAAAAATAAAATTTATCTGCATAGAACGGTCATCATCTCGACTCCGTTGTACGCCGCTCGAAATGACGACCATTTAAAAGAAAATTTACAAAGAAGCCAAGTTTTACAAGGTATGTGCAAATAAAAACTTAACTTCTCTTGTACGTGTTTGTAAAAATAATCATCACCAAAGTAAAATTTTTGATCATTTACTAAATCGTTTTACATATTATATTTATTTTGCAGAACTAAACGCGCTAACCAAGTAAAATCCATCACAATAAAAATATAGTCAGATGAAAAAAATATTTACTTTTTCAATTTTCCTAATGTTTGTTTCGGCCTTTTCAGCCCATTTAAAAGCACAGGAAATCATAAAGAAAAGTGGTTATACCTTATTGTTTGAGAGCAATTTTAAGGAATTAGACCCTCAATTAAAGAAACGGTTAATCAAAACTTTTTTCGAAGTTTACCCAAAACTGGCCAAAGAATATAATCCAGCTACCATAAAAGAAGTTAAATTTTTTGTAGATACGGCTTATAAAGGTGTGGCGGCAACTGCTGATGGTAAAGTAACCTTCAGTTCGATCTGGATGGAAAAACATCCTGAAGATATTGATGTGGTAACCCACGAGGTAATGCACATTGTGCAGGATTATGGCCGGAGCGTTGGCCCGGGCTGGTTAACAGAAGGTATAGCCGATTATGCACGCTATAAATTTGGCGTAGATAATGAAGGTGCCAAATGGTCGCTCCCTGCTTTAAAACCAGAACATAGTTATAAAAATAGTTACCGCATTACCGCAGGTTTTTTTGCCTGGATGGAGAAGAGTGTAAAAACAGGTATTATTAAAACTGTTGATGCATCTTTAAGAGACCACACCTATACCAAAGATATCTGGACAAAATTAACGGGTAAAGATTTAGATGCACTTTGGGCAGATTACGTTAAAAATTCGGAAGTTTAAAATAAATACAAGCATATAAAACACAAACACAACAAATGAAAAGATTATTTATCGCTTTATTGAGTGTTGCGGCGTCAACCAGCTTCGCGCAAACAATAGGCAAAATTACAGATCCGGTAGATTGGATAAATCCTTTAATGGGAACGGCATCCAAGCCATCATTATCTAACGGAAATACCTATCCGGCAATTGGTTTGCCCTGGGGAATGAACATGTGGACACCACAAACTGGTAAAAGCGGCGATGGATGGGCTTATGTTTACGATGCCGACAAAATCCGCGGCTTTAAACAAACACATCAGCCTTCGCCCTGGATGAACGATTACGGCGCTTTTTCTATTATGCCTGTTACTGGTAAATTAAAATTCACAGATGATGACCGCGCCAGTTGGTTCAGCCACAAAGCAGAGATTTCTAAGCCATATTATTATAGCGTTTATTTAGCAGATGCTGATGTAACCACCGAAATTACCCCAACAGAACGTGCTGCCCAGTTCAGGTTTACCTTCCCGAAAACGGATAGTGCTTATGTGGTAGTAGATGCACAGAATAAAGGTTCTTACATTAAAATTATACCGGCAGAAAGAAAAATTATCGGTTATACCACTAAATATGCCCGTGGTCCACTACCTAAAAATTTCAAAAATTACTTTGTAATCTATTTCAACAAAGATTTCAAACTGGCTAAAACCTGGGATGATAAAAAACTTAACGATAAAGATTTAGAATTAACTGTAGATCATGCGGGTGCCGTTATTGGTTTCGCTACACAAAAAGGTGAGCAGGTAATTGCAAAAGTGGCCTCTTCATTTATCAGTTTTGAGCAGGCCGATTTAAACCTAAAAAGAGAATTGGCCAGCGATGGTTTCGATGCTACGAAAGCAAAAGGTAGGGCAACCTGGAACAAAACGTTAAGTAAAATTGCGGTTGAAGGGGGTACGATTGATCAAACGCGTACTTTCTATTCAGCAATGTACCGTACCTTGTTCTTCCCCAATAAATTATATGAGATTGATGCACAGAACCAGATTGTACACTGGAGTCCTTACAACGGACAGGTTTTGCCAGGATACATGTTCGCTGGAACGGGTTTCTGGGACACTTTTAGGGCATTATATCCTTTCTTAAACCTGGTTTATCCTTCAATCAACAAGGAAATGCAACAAGGCTTAATCAACGATTACAAAGAAGGCGGTTGGTTGCCAGAGTGGAGCAGTCCGGGTTATGCAAACATTATGGTGGGTAACAACTCCGCTTCGGTAGTTTCTGATGCTTATATTAAAGGTATGCGTGGTTACGACATTGAAACGTTATGGCAGGCTTTAAAACATGGCGCAAACAACGAAGGCCCTATGGAAGCCGTTGGTCGCGACGGTGTTAAATATTACAATGAATTGGGTTATGTGCCTTTCGATGTGAAAAAGAATGAAAATGCCGCTAAAACATTAGAGTATGCTTACGATGACTTTACCATTTATCAATTGGGAAGAGCTTTAGGTAAACCAGCTTCGGAGATCGATATTTATAAGAAAAGAGCAATGAACTACAAGAATCTTTTCGATCCGGCTTCGGGTTTAATGCGCGGCAAAAATCAGGATGGAACTTTCCAAAGCCCATTCAGTCCATTTAAATGGGGCGGTGCATTTACCGAAGGTAACAGCTGGCATTATACCTGGTCTGTTTTTCAGGATGTTGATGGCTTAGCCAAATTAATGGGTGGCCATAATAAGTTTGTAACCAAATTGGATTCTGTATTCTCTATGCCTCCGGTATTTGATGAGAGTGCCTACGGAGGTGTAATTCACGAAATCCGCGAAATGCAGATTGCAAACATGGGCCAGTACGCACATGGTAACCAACCAATCCAGCACATGATTTACCTGTATAACTACGGTGGTGCGCCCTATAAAACACAATATTGGGTAAGAGAAACCATGAACAGAATGTACAAACCTACTCCTGATGGATATTGTGGCGACGAAGATAACGGGCAAACTTCTGCCTGGTACGTTTTCTCGGCAATGGGCTTCTATCCGGTAACACCTGCAGTTGATCAGTATGTTTTGGGTGCCCCTTTGTTTAAAAAAGTAACTGTTACTTTAGAAAATGGTAAAACTGTGGTGATTAATGCAGCTGCCAATAGCGATAACAACCGTTATGTTCAGTCATTACAGATGAATGGTAAACCATATTCTAAAAACTGGATCAGCCATAGTGGTTTGCAAAATGGTGCGGTTTTAAATTTTAATATGACAGCAACGCCGAATAAAACCAGAGGTTCAAATCCAGCTGATTTCCCTTATTCATTATCAACAGAAAAATAGAGAAAACAATAGAGACTGTATCATAATATTGAATGTCATCCTGTCCAAAGGACTCCTATGGAGAGCCTGTCCAAGGACGGATTAAGTTTACACTTTATGATACAGTCTCATATTTTAAGAAAAATCTTTAGCCCTAATTGGGCCAGAACTAACAAACCAAGTATATGAACATTTCAAAGACGGGTTTTACAGCCATTTTCTGGCTTTGCGGAACCCTGTTGGCATTTGGCCAGCGTATTGATCTCAAAGATCTTTCAGCCTTTAAAAACCCTTCAAATTCATGGTCGCTCGCCCAAAATGTGGTGGCCGACCTAAACGCCGAAAACGTTTTAAAAACAACCAAAGGTGAAGGGATATTGATTAATCAATCTACAGCAAAAAAAGCGGGTTCCGATTTATATACCGTAAACGAATACGGCGACGTAACAGTAGAATTAGATTATTTAACTGCAAAAGGGACAAATTCTGGTATTTATCTTCAAGGTAATTATGAAATCCAGATTGATGATGCATGGGGGCTTAAAAACCCAAGTTCATCAAGCAATGGTGGTATTTACCAACGTTGGGATGATAGCAAACCTGAAGCCGAAAAAGGGTTTGGAGGTGTTGCTCCGCGTCAAAATGCAAGTAAAGCACCAGGTTTATGGCAGCACATTAAAATTATCTTCCAGGCACCAAAATTTGATGCATCAGGAAAGAAAACGCAAAATGCTAAAATTATCAGTGCCGAGCTAAACGGTGTGCTGATTCACGAAAATGTTGAGCTATTTGGTGCAACCAGAGGAGCTGCAGGAGCTGAAAAAGCAAAAGGACCTTTACGTTTACAGGGCGATCACGGTTCGGTAGCGTTCAGAAATATCCAGATTAATGAACTATCAGAAATTCCAAAGCCAAATCAAAACGGTGGAGCAGATCCAATTTACATTGAAGCGGCAAGTAACAACATGATCAGAAGTTTTGTTGATGTTGCACCAAGAGTACGTTCGGTACATGCTATTTCGGTTGGCGGACCAGAAAAAGTTGCTTACAGCTACGATTTAGATAATGGTACATTATTACAGGGATGGCATGGCGATTTTATCGATGCTACACCAATGTGGGATGGCCGTGGAAACGGTACCTCGCGTGCTTTGGGCAGTGTTACCCGTTTTACTAAAAAGCCAATTTTAGCCATTGCAAAATTAGCGAACGATCAGGATAAATGGATTGCCGATACTGCTGGTACTGGTTTCAGAACCAAAGGTTATGTAATGGATAAACAAGACCGTCCGGAGTTTAAGTACATCATTAATGGCGCAAATGTTACCGATGCCGTTAAGGTGATGGAAAATGGACAAGGTTTAACGAGAGAGATTGCTGTTGATAAACCATCAAAAGATCTATATTTTCTGTTGGCAACCGCTTCTGATATTGAAGAAGTAGCCAAAGGTTTATACCTGATTGATGATAAGTCTTACTATATCCAACTTGCTGAAGGTTCTGCTAAACCAGTAATCAGAGAAGTTGATGGCAAGAAAGAAGTTATCGTAGCTATTGGAACTAAGTTAAATTATACCATTTTGTTTTAATTGGAATGACAATGAAAAATACATTTAAAAGATTAGCAATACTGGCATTAAGTTTTAGCTTTACTACAGTTTTTGCACAAGAAACACCGAAAGAAGAAGATTTTTTCAAGATAAATAAAGTACGCGTACCCGAAGGCCCTATTTTAGAAGTTGGTGGTCTGATTACCTTGCCAAATGGCGATTTAGGTATTTCTACCCGTAGAGGAGAGGTGTACATTGTAGAAAACCCTACAAGTGCCAAGCCTTACTGGCGCAGGTTTGCTTATGGCTTGCACGAAATTTTGGGCGTCGCCTATAAAAATGGTGCATTATATGTGGCACAGCGCGGTGAATTAACCAAACTGGTTGATAAGGACCAGGATGGCAAAGCCGATGTGTACGAAACCATTTACGCGTGGCCTTTAAGTGGGCACTACCATGAATATAGTTTTGGGCCGAAGTTAATGCCCGATGGCACTTTTATGGTTACCGGAAATGTGGCCTTTGGCGATGAAGAATGGTGGAGAGCAGAAAGCCGTGTGCCTATGCGCGGTTGGGCCATGAAGATTACCGAAGATGGTAAAATGAGTCCTTATGCTGCTGGTTTCCGTTCGCCAGCAGGGATTGGTACTATTGATGGCCAGTTTTATTATACCGAAAATCAGGGCGACTGGGTAGGTTCAGGTGGTTTATGGAAAGTAAATAAAGGTGATTTTATGGGGCATCCAGCCAGTTTAAGATGGACCAACTTACCTAACTCTCCGGTTAAACTGCAGTCAGATTTCTTTTACTCGCAAATAGACGAGCGTAGAACCAAAAACGAACAAGGAAGATACATTAAACCAGAAAATAGGGTAAACGAAACATTCAAAACCTTATTCGAAATGAAGAAAGTATTCCCTGAATTACGTTTGCCATCAGTTTGGTTGCCTTATGGTATTTTGGGGATCTCTTCTGCAGAACCTGTTAAAATTCCTGCAAACACATTCGGCCCGTTTGCTGGTCAGATTTTGGTTGGCGATCAGGGAATGAGTATCATTTCGAGAATTTTTATGGAAACGGTGAAAGGTGAGGAACAGGGCGCTGCCTTCCTTTTCCGTAAAGGTTTCCGTTCAGGCGTATTGAGGTTGGAGTGGGGTACTGATGGGTCGCTATTTGTTGGTGAAACCAACCGCGGTTGGGGATCGGCAGGTGATGCCAACGAGGGTTTAGAAAGACTGGTATACAATAATAAAACCCCTTTCGAAATGAAAGCCGTTAGGGCAATGCCTGATGGTTTTGAAGTAGAGTTTACCATGCCTGTAGATCGTAAATCGGCTGAAGATTTAGCTTCATATGATGCAGAAAGCTTTATTTACAAATATCACCCTGTGTATGGTTCACCTCCTGTAAACACCGAGAAATTAAAAATCTCTGGGGTTAAAGTTTCGGCAGATGGTTTAAAAGCCAGAATTATTGTACAAAACCTTCGTCAGTATTATATCCATACCTTAACATTAGATGGTTTAAGATCTCAAGATGGTTTTTATTCTTTAGTTCATCCGGTAGCTTATTATACCTTGAACCAGATTCCTGATGGAAATAAACTTTCTGCCAGTGAAGTAAGTACCAAAAACTCGGCGGCACCTGTAAATGCTCCTGCTAAGAAAACAGCTGCTCCAAAGGCAACAACTGGAAAAGCACCTGAAGCAAAAGGAGCGGCTACTCCGACTAAACCTACCGCTACGACTAAAGCACCTACCTTTAAAGAAGTTGAGGGGTTATTAACAAAAAATACTTGTCTGGCCTGCCACAATCAAACCAAAAGACAAATTGGGCCGCCATTCGTAGAAATTGCAAAACGTAAGTATTCAGCAGAGAAAATATTTCAGTTGATCCACAATCCACAACCACAAAATTGGCCGG from Flavobacterium sp. W4I14 includes these protein-coding regions:
- a CDS encoding hypothetical protein (product_source=Hypo-rule applied; ko=KO:K21572; pfam=PF07980,PF14322; superfamily=48452); the encoded protein is MKKILLYTVGALLVVGNYGCKKFLNQVPDDRLTFDQMYEKKATVEQALANVYSTLPDQNQDRAPSVNGNIGPWTAASDEADYTLPNFSENVNTGAWDATSGQVNYHWQNFYRGIQAASSFMANVSKCTDCNLGGIDIVNRYYNEARALRAIYYYHLVRQYGPVVLLGNDPIASDAPLAAISKPRNAMDECIDYIVSELDATSARLPATPQASEDYGHITASVADAYKIKALLTAARPLFNGNTDYAGLKNQDGKQLISQTASAAKWTRLATAAKAFLNNPNYANYALYTVAATPTGLPNTAFNRAFIATRDVFLNGWNSEIIFGRGGDVTLYQYSLAPNHSGASGGDKGGSFLSPSQQLVDAYFTANGLPIESDPTYTANGTSSYQAPDPNDQGVTRAISNMYVNREPRFYANITYSGRKWINTSSNIITSFEFNGNAGKAAIANNDYSKTGYTSRKHLTVAGWTNGRTIFTTIRLAEIYLDYIEALQETNPSDPDILEYLNKIRVRAGIAPYGSGAGALPIPTDMRAAIRRERRVELAFELDRYFYTREWKIAETTDTQIRGLNIVQNAPGFFTPVVTENRVFQKKHYLWPIPSGEIQKVPVIVQNTGW
- a CDS encoding hypothetical protein (product_source=Hypo-rule applied; cleavage_site_network=SignalP-noTM; superfamily=55486), with protein sequence MKNILSLSAIVLFAVLACNSKKAPVETVKPAPPLVESVDPPDAPPKTWKEHWFEHVQLLNRVYYDTSVVVYYDGDVKPTIAWPKTYMAEAWNYTKKTYGKFGDDSRLFVIYHAGKYSGGHPGTYLDAGHDYRNVTDCGAGSLDAWTTGIDNDIDLSTHEIGHIVEGASKGVKESPAFDIWHDSKWMEIYQYDVYLGLNRTADAQRWYNKMMTVTDSYPKAGTQWFKNWFLPIYDNYGKAKVLNGFFTLLSQQFPKQQLIVQGKSYQQYTRKMNFGEFIHFWSGAAKADLAPLALNAFGPKDEKGADWAPMLAKAKTDFPALTY
- a CDS encoding hypothetical protein (product_source=Hypo-rule applied; cleavage_site_network=SignalP-noTM) — protein: MILPTAESFLLFKTHTKKNMIKKLLIFASISFISANAFAQSREREYKVTINDKDSATNAIIDAKLKAAFFQVYPKFAQADGYRTKRNVVLDLVTRRDTNNTSQSGRN
- a CDS encoding hypothetical protein (product_source=Hypo-rule applied; pfam=PF04450; superfamily=55486), translating into MVDTAYKAVAEASGNRILFSAGYMKAHPTDIDVVTHETMHIVQGYGYSAGPVWLTEGIADYVRYKYGVDNVGSKWSLPEYNAKQSYKNSYRITARFFAWLEQNVKPGLIATLDQQLRAHQYNEQSWVALTGKTVDQLWEDYSKAPQKVSLTYSSKK
- a CDS encoding hypothetical protein (product_source=Hypo-rule applied; cleavage_site_network=SignalP-noTM; pfam=PF04450; superfamily=116915); translated protein: MKKIFTFSIFLMFVSAFSAHLKAQEIIKKSGYTLLFESNFKELDPQLKKRLIKTFFEVYPKLAKEYNPATIKEVKFFVDTAYKGVAATADGKVTFSSIWMEKHPEDIDVVTHEVMHIVQDYGRSVGPGWLTEGIADYARYKFGVDNEGAKWSLPALKPEHSYKNSYRITAGFFAWMEKSVKTGIIKTVDASLRDHTYTKDIWTKLTGKDLDALWADYVKNSEV
- a CDS encoding putative alpha-1,2-mannosidase (product_source=TIGR01180; cleavage_site_network=SignalP-noTM; cog=COG3537; pfam=PF07971,PF17678; superfamily=48208; tigrfam=TIGR01180), translated to MKRLFIALLSVAASTSFAQTIGKITDPVDWINPLMGTASKPSLSNGNTYPAIGLPWGMNMWTPQTGKSGDGWAYVYDADKIRGFKQTHQPSPWMNDYGAFSIMPVTGKLKFTDDDRASWFSHKAEISKPYYYSVYLADADVTTEITPTERAAQFRFTFPKTDSAYVVVDAQNKGSYIKIIPAERKIIGYTTKYARGPLPKNFKNYFVIYFNKDFKLAKTWDDKKLNDKDLELTVDHAGAVIGFATQKGEQVIAKVASSFISFEQADLNLKRELASDGFDATKAKGRATWNKTLSKIAVEGGTIDQTRTFYSAMYRTLFFPNKLYEIDAQNQIVHWSPYNGQVLPGYMFAGTGFWDTFRALYPFLNLVYPSINKEMQQGLINDYKEGGWLPEWSSPGYANIMVGNNSASVVSDAYIKGMRGYDIETLWQALKHGANNEGPMEAVGRDGVKYYNELGYVPFDVKKNENAAKTLEYAYDDFTIYQLGRALGKPASEIDIYKKRAMNYKNLFDPASGLMRGKNQDGTFQSPFSPFKWGGAFTEGNSWHYTWSVFQDVDGLAKLMGGHNKFVTKLDSVFSMPPVFDESAYGGVIHEIREMQIANMGQYAHGNQPIQHMIYLYNYGGAPYKTQYWVRETMNRMYKPTPDGYCGDEDNGQTSAWYVFSAMGFYPVTPAVDQYVLGAPLFKKVTVTLENGKTVVINAAANSDNNRYVQSLQMNGKPYSKNWISHSGLQNGAVLNFNMTATPNKTRGSNPADFPYSLSTEK
- a CDS encoding hypothetical protein (product_source=Hypo-rule applied; pfam=PF06439), encoding MNISKTGFTAIFWLCGTLLAFGQRIDLKDLSAFKNPSNSWSLAQNVVADLNAENVLKTTKGEGILINQSTAKKAGSDLYTVNEYGDVTVELDYLTAKGTNSGIYLQGNYEIQIDDAWGLKNPSSSSNGGIYQRWDDSKPEAEKGFGGVAPRQNASKAPGLWQHIKIIFQAPKFDASGKKTQNAKIISAELNGVLIHENVELFGATRGAAGAEKAKGPLRLQGDHGSVAFRNIQINELSEIPKPNQNGGADPIYIEAASNNMIRSFVDVAPRVRSVHAISVGGPEKVAYSYDLDNGTLLQGWHGDFIDATPMWDGRGNGTSRALGSVTRFTKKPILAIAKLANDQDKWIADTAGTGFRTKGYVMDKQDRPEFKYIINGANVTDAVKVMENGQGLTREIAVDKPSKDLYFLLATASDIEEVAKGLYLIDDKSYYIQLAEGSAKPVIREVDGKKEVIVAIGTKLNYTILF
- a CDS encoding cytochrome c551/c552 (product_source=COG4654; cath_funfam=1.10.760.10; cleavage_site_network=SignalP-noTM; cog=COG4654; superfamily=101898,46626), whose product is MKNTFKRLAILALSFSFTTVFAQETPKEEDFFKINKVRVPEGPILEVGGLITLPNGDLGISTRRGEVYIVENPTSAKPYWRRFAYGLHEILGVAYKNGALYVAQRGELTKLVDKDQDGKADVYETIYAWPLSGHYHEYSFGPKLMPDGTFMVTGNVAFGDEEWWRAESRVPMRGWAMKITEDGKMSPYAAGFRSPAGIGTIDGQFYYTENQGDWVGSGGLWKVNKGDFMGHPASLRWTNLPNSPVKLQSDFFYSQIDERRTKNEQGRYIKPENRVNETFKTLFEMKKVFPELRLPSVWLPYGILGISSAEPVKIPANTFGPFAGQILVGDQGMSIISRIFMETVKGEEQGAAFLFRKGFRSGVLRLEWGTDGSLFVGETNRGWGSAGDANEGLERLVYNNKTPFEMKAVRAMPDGFEVEFTMPVDRKSAEDLASYDAESFIYKYHPVYGSPPVNTEKLKISGVKVSADGLKARIIVQNLRQYYIHTLTLDGLRSQDGFYSLVHPVAYYTLNQIPDGNKLSASEVSTKNSAAPVNAPAKKTAAPKATTGKAPEAKGAATPTKPTATTKAPTFKEVEGLLTKNTCLACHNQTKRQIGPPFVEIAKRKYSAEKIFQLIHNPQPQNWPGYSTEMPPMPQVTKAEALKIAGWINSLNK